Proteins encoded in a region of the Leguminivora glycinivorella isolate SPB_JAAS2020 chromosome 23, LegGlyc_1.1, whole genome shotgun sequence genome:
- the LOC125238443 gene encoding uncharacterized protein LOC125238443 produces the protein MRHPAPLSARPLYPGLRASNKRASVVRTCFIAIHTYQWLTRIVHTRARIKIKMSGYLGSISNFDPNTQDWQIFVSRLKQFLGLNAITDEAKKKAVLLTHLSDDAYRLLANLAHPKDVETEKYDDLLDLLNGHFVPKRSTFTDKAKFYNAIKAEGEKIEDWAARLRGLAVHCQFGTALETMLRDRFVLGFNAGPERDRLCEQDVEKLTFAKALELAQQASCARQAKATPAVLKEEPVFKTSTTRSGSAGRGGHGGHGSRGRHGSRAAGGVDSSSRCDVCGLRNHAADRCRYRNYRCQKCNEKGHLKKVCSSNRVNNITMGQSVDPQESGDGSSECEECQLFNLRFP, from the exons ATGCGACACCCCGCGCCTCTGTCCGCGCGTCCGCTGTATCCTGGCCTGCGCGCCAGTAATAAACGAGCTTCCGTCGTACGCACTTGTTTCATTGCTATACATACCTATCAGTGGCTAACGAGGATAGTGCATACCCGCGCGcgcattaaaataaaaatgtccggTTATTTAGGCAGTATCTCTAACTTTGATCCTAATACGCAGGACTGGCAAATATTTGTTAGTCGACTAAAGCAGTTTTTAGGGTTAAATGCGATTACTGACGAGGCGAAGAAGAAAGCGGTTTTGTTAACGCATCTTTCGGACGACGCATATCGGCTACTTGCGAATCTCGCGCACCCAAAGGATGTAGAAACAGAGAAGTACGATGACCTGCTCGATTTACTCAATGGGCACTTTGTACCAAAGAGGTCAACCTTCACGGACAAAGCGAAATTCTACAACGCAATAAAGGCAGAAGGTGAAAAAATCGAGGACTGGGCGGCTCGACTTCGGGGACTGGCAGTTCACTGTCAGTTCGGAACCGCTCTGGAGACGATGCTTCGCGACCGTTTCGTTCTGGGATTCAATGCGGGTCCGGAACGAGACCGACTCTGCGAGCAGGACGTGGAGAAGTTGACGTTTGCTAAGGCGTTGGAGCTTGCTCAGCAGGCGTCTTGTGCTCGACAGGCCAAGGCCACCCCTGCGGTGCTCAAGGAGGAGCCAGTTTTCAAAACGAGCACGACGAGAAGCGGCAGCGCTGGCCGCGGAGGTCACGGAGGTCACGGAAGCCGCGGCAGGCACGGTAGCCGCGCGGCAGGCGGCGTGGATTCTTCTTCACGTTGTGATGTTTGTGGTCTTCGTAATCACGCGGCGGATAGGTGTAGGTATAGAAATTACCGGTGTCAAAAGTGCAACGAAAAAGGCCATCTTAAGAAAGTGTGCTCATCTAATCGTGTTAATAATATCACTATGGGACAGTCAGTGGATCCCCAGGAGTCTGGAGACGGCAGCAGTGAATGTGAGGAATGTCAACTGTTCAATTTGAG GTTCCCTTAA